The Cyanobacterium stanieri LEGE 03274 region TTGAAAAAGGTAAAAGCCTTTTAAATAGAATTGCCTTAAAACAAGAATTAGAAGACCTTTTAGGAATAAAAGTAGATATAGCCAAACCCAATAATCTCCATGAAACCATCAAAAATCAAGTTCTAGCAGAAGCAATCTTATTATGAACAAAAATTTACTTTATCTTAACAATATAAAAGAATGTATAGAAAATATTGAAAACTATACCAATCAAAATAAACAAGCATTTTTAAATAATAAAATGATGCAAGATGCCGTTATTCGTAACTTAGAAATAATAGGAGAAGCCACCAAAAGATTATCGTCTGATTTAAGAATTAAATATAATCAAGTACCATGGCGACAAATGGCAGGATTAAGAGACGTTTTAATTCATGATTACTTAAGAGTAGATTTAGAAGAAGTTTGGATTATCATAGAAGAAGA contains the following coding sequences:
- a CDS encoding HepT-like ribonuclease domain-containing protein, whose translation is MNKNLLYLNNIKECIENIENYTNQNKQAFLNNKMMQDAVIRNLEIIGEATKRLSSDLRIKYNQVPWRQMAGLRDVLIHDYLRVDLEEVWIIIEEDLPDLKAQINYILLENS